Sequence from the Longimicrobiales bacterium genome:
GCCGTACGCCGGATCCGCGGGATCCTGCGGGATCGGGTCCCAGCTCCAGCGCAGCTCGCCCGTGCGCGCATCGTACGCACGCACCTCGCCGCTCGGCAGATCGGGCCGCGTGTTGTCGCCGATCGACGAGCCGGTGATGACGAGGCCGTTCACGACCACGGGCGGTGATGTCACCGTGTACGCCGCCGGTTCGTACGGCGCGATGCGCAGCCCCTTCGTCAGGTCCACCCTGCCGTCCGTGCCGAACGCGCGGCACAACGTTCCGTCGCGCGCATCGATCGCGATCAGCTCCGACTGCGCAGTCGCGACGAAGATGGTGCGACGACACGGCGCACTGGCTGCCGCGGAGGGATCCTCCCACAGCGAAACGCCGCGACTCGCGAAGTCGCCGTATGTCACGTTCCTGCGAATCTCCGGATCGAAGACCCACAGCTCCTCGCCCGTCGCTGCATCAAGCGCAATGACGCGGCCAAGCGGCGTGCCGATGTACATCGTGCCTTCACTGACGAGCGGCGTCGCCTCGAACGATGGCGGCTTCGCCGTGGCGAACTCCGCATCGCTCTCACGCGTGCGATACGTCCACGCCACCTCGAGCCGCGCGACGTTGTCACGGTTGATGACCGACGCGGGCGAGTAGCGCGTGCCTGCCGCATCGCGGCCGTTCACGCGCCAGTCGATCTCCTGCGCCGGCAGCGCAGTCGCCAGGGCGAGCAGCAGCGCCGCCGCGAGCGTCGGGCCGAGCACACGTCGCGTCGCCTGCCGACGCGCTGCCTTGTCTGCACTCATGACGATGCTCCTGTGGGCGCACGCGTCATGGCCGACGCGGCCCCGTTTCGTTACCGCCCAGGTGCCGGCGGAACCATTCGACAGTGAGCGGCCACGCCTGTTCGACGGCCGCGCGGTTCGCTCCGTCGCGCGTCTCCTGCGAGCGTGTGAAGCCATGGCCCGCACCGGCGAACGTGTGCGTCTCGAACGTGCGGCCCGCCGCGTCGAGCGCGGCCTTCGCCGGCGGCACCGTAGCGTTCACCCGCGCATCATCCTCGCCGTACAGCCCGAGGATCGGTGCGCGTACGCTCGACAACTCCTCGGGCGCGGGTGAGCCGCCGTAATAGACGACTACCGCTCCGAGCGACGGCGGTGCGGCCACGGCGTGCGCGAACACTGTCGAGCCGCCCCAGCAGAATCCGACGACGCCGTACTTATCGGAAGCACCGGGCAGTCGCGTGCCCCACTCGCCGAACGCCTGCGCGTAGCGGTCACGCGTGTCCTGATCGACCTCCCTGATCATCGCGCGCACGCTGTCGGGATCCGATTCGCCGTCCGCGGCACGCGGCACGGGCAGCGCCGACAGCATGTCCGGCGCGATCGCGATGAAGCCATCGGCCGCGAGCTGATCCGCCACCGCGCGGATCCAGTTCGACATGCCGCGGTTGTCGTGCACCGCCACAACGACCGGCGCGTTCTCCCGCCGCTCCGGATACACCACCCACGCACGCACACTGTCGTCGCCTGCCTGGATGGTGACCCACTCCGCCTGGCGCGGCGACGCGGCGAGACGGTCATCGGCCTGCTCGCCGCTCGCGGGCAGCGTCTGGAGTGCGGCGGCCGGTGCGGCCAGCACCACGGCCAGGACTGCCGCGCCAGAAAGCGTTCGGATCATTCGCATAATGTTCTCCCGCAGCTGGAGAGTGAACGGGAACGTCGCATCCATGGAGAATCCTATCTCACCCGGCGTGCACCCGGCGATAGACGGCGGCGTGCCAGAGCAATGTGCGGCCTGCCGCGATCCGT
This genomic interval carries:
- a CDS encoding dienelactone hydrolase family protein yields the protein MDATFPFTLQLRENIMRMIRTLSGAAVLAVVLAAPAAALQTLPASGEQADDRLAASPRQAEWVTIQAGDDSVRAWVVYPERRENAPVVVAVHDNRGMSNWIRAVADQLAADGFIAIAPDMLSALPVPRAADGESDPDSVRAMIREVDQDTRDRYAQAFGEWGTRLPGASDKYGVVGFCWGGSTVFAHAVAAPPSLGAVVVYYGGSPAPEELSSVRAPILGLYGEDDARVNATVPPAKAALDAAGRTFETHTFAGAGHGFTRSQETRDGANRAAVEQAWPLTVEWFRRHLGGNETGPRRP